Proteins co-encoded in one Arachis hypogaea cultivar Tifrunner chromosome 13, arahy.Tifrunner.gnm2.J5K5, whole genome shotgun sequence genomic window:
- the LOC112732691 gene encoding puromycin-sensitive aminopeptidase, which translates to MARFVLPSKTLAFSKRSLLGLISPVPLQLNCSVNCFQNTAKSTIRLRHFLAPEVNLRRKCCPFSPSESRIKQVSKRQICSVATEDLAKEVEEPKMETPKEIFLKDYKMPDYYFDTVALKFSLGEERTIVTSKITVFPRVEGSSAPLVLDGQDLSLVSIQVNGKALKKEEDYRLDARHLTILSPPSGRYDLEIVTEIYPQNNTSLEGLYKSSGNFCTQCEAEGFRKITFYQDRPDIMAKYTVRIEADKLLYPVLLSNGNLLEEGDLENGKHYAVWEDPFKKPCYLFALVAGQLQSRDDMFITHSGRKVSLRIWTPADDLPKTAHAMYSLKAAMKWDEDVFGLEYDLDLFNVVAVPDFNMGAMENKSLNIFNSKLVLASPETASDADYAAILGVIGHEYFHNWTGNRVTCRDWFQLSLKEGLTVFRDQEFSSDMGSRTVKRVADVSKLRNYQFPQDAGPMAHPVRPHSYIKMDNFYTVTVYEKGAEVVRMYKTLLGSQGFRKGMDLYFKRHDGQAVTCEDFFAAMRDANDADFANFLLWYSQAGTPSVKVNTSYNSEAHTFSLKFSQEIPPTPGQPVKEPMFIPIALGLLDSTGKDIPLSTIYHEGTLQSVSSNNQPVFNTVLRVTKKEEEFVFTDIFERPVPSLLRGYSAPVRLESDLTDDDLFFLLANDSDEFNCWEAGQILARKLMLNLVNDLQHNKALVLNPKFVEGFKRILCDSSLDKEFVAKAITLPGEGEIMDLMEVADPDAVHAVRTFIRKQLASELRAEFLSTVQNNRSSGEYVFDHPNMARRALKNVALAYLACLEDQEYTDLALHEYKTATNMTEQFAALAAIAQNPGKTRDDILHDFYGKWQHDFLVVNKWFALQAMSDVPSNVANVRELINHPAFDLRNPNKVYSLIGGFCGSPVNFHAKDGSGYEFLGEIVVQLDKINPQVASRMVSAFSRWRRFDENRQKLAKAQLEKIMSVNGLSENVFEIASKSLAA; encoded by the exons ATGGCACGGTTTGTTCTGCCATCAAAGACTCTGGCTTTTTCGAAGAGGAGCCTATTGGGTTTGATCTCCCCTGTTCCT CTTCAGCTCAATTGTTCCGTTAATTGTTTTCAGAATACAGCAAAAAGTACTATCAGATTGAGGCATTTCCTTGCACCAGAG GTCAATCTGCGAAGGAAGTGTTGCCCATTTTCCCCCTCAGAATCA AGGATCAAGCAAGTCAGCAAGAGGCAAATTTGTTCGGTTGCCACAGAGGACTTGGCAAAGGAAGTTGAAGAACCTAAAATGGAGACACCGAAAGAAATATTCTTAAAGGATTACAAAATGCCTGATTATTATTTTGATACT GTGGCTCTGAAATTTTCCTTAGGAGAGGAGAGGACAATAGTTACCTCTAAAATTACTGTGTTTCCTCGTGTTGAAG GTTCTTCTGCTCCACTAGTTTTAGATGGACAAGATTTATCTTTAGTGTCAATTCAGGTTAATGGCAAAGCTTTGAAGAAG GAGGAAGATTATCGGTTGGATGCACGCCATCTAACAATCCTTTCCCCTCCTAGTGGTAGATATGATCTTGAAATCGTTACAGAGATCTACCCCCAGAATAACACATCATTGGAG GGGCTTTACAAGTCATCTGGCAATTTCTGTACTCAATGTGAGGCTGAAGGCTTCCGTAAGATTACATTCTATCAG GATCGCCCAGATATAATGGCAAAATATACAGTTCGTATTGAGGCAGACAAATTGCTATATCCAGTGTTATTGTCTAATGGAAATCTGCTTGAAGAAGGTGACTTGGAG AATGGCAAGCATTATGCTGTTTGGGAGGACCCCTTCAAGAAACCTTGCTATTTGTTTGCCTTGGTTGCTGGGCAATTACAGAGCAGAGATGACATGTTTATTACCCATTCAGGGAGGAAGGTCTCCCTTAGAATCTGGACCCCTGCAGATGACCTGCCTAAGACTGCGCATGCCATGTATTCTCTGAAAGCTGCTATGAAGTGGGATGAAGAT GTTTTTGGACTTGAATATGACCTGGATCTCTTTAACGTTGTTGCTGTCCCAGATTTTAACAT GGGAGCCATGGaaaacaagagcttgaat ATCTTCAATTCCAAGCTTGTACTGGCTTCTCCTGAAACGGCAAGTGATGCAGATTATGCTGCAATATTGGGAGTTATTGGCCATGAG TATTTCCACAACTGGACTGGCAACAG AGTGACATGTCGCGACTGGTTCCAGCTTAGTTTGAAGGAAGGTCTTACTGTTTTCCGTGATCAG GAATTTTCATCTGACATGGGAAGTCGAACTGTAAAGCGGGTTGCTGATGTTTCTAAACTTAGGAATTACCAGTTTCCACAG GATGCAGGTCCCATGGCTCACCCAGTGAGGCCACACTCTTACATCAAG ATGGACAACTTCTACACTG TGACG GTCTATGAAAAG GGGGCTGAAGTTGTCAGAATGTACAAAACATTACTGGGAAGTCAAGGGTTCCGGAAG GGCATGGATCTTTACTTTAAGAGACATGATGGACAAGCTGTTACATGTGAAGACTTTTTTGCGGCCATGAGAGATGCAAATGATGCAGATTTTGCAAATTTCTTACTATG GTACTCTCAAGCTGGGACCCCTAGTGTCAAAGTTAATACTTCTTACAATTCTGAAGCACATACTTTCTCTTTGAAGTTTAG CCAAGAGATACCACCAACCCCAGGGCAACCAGTTAAGGAACCAATGTTCATTCCCATTGCACTAGGCTTGCTTGATTCAACTGGCAAGGACATTCCTCTTTCAACTATTTATCATGAAGGGACGCTGCAATCTGTTTCAAGCAATAATCAACCGGTCTTCAATACGGTTCTTAGAGTCACCAAG AAAGAAGAAGAGTTTGTCTTCACTGATATATTTGAGAGGCCTGTTCCATCTTTGTTAAGGGGATACAGTGCTCCTGTACGTCTTGAATCTGATCTCACAGATGATGATCTGTTTTTCCTTCTAGCTAACGATTCAGATGAATTCAACTG CTGGGAGGCTGGGCAAATTTTGGCACGTAAACTGATGCTAAACTTGGTTAACGATTTGCAACATAACAAAGCATTGGTTCTGAACCCCAAGTTTGTGGAGGGATTCAAGCGTATTCTATGTGACTCTAGCCTGGACAAA GAATTTGTGGCAAAGGCAATTACCCTGCCAGGTGAGGGAGAAATAATGGATTTGATGGAAGTTGCAGATCCTGATGCTGTTCATGCCGTTCGAACCTTCATTAGGAAGCAGCTTGCAAGTGAACTGAGAGCAGAGTTCCTCAGCACT GTGCAAAATAATAGGAGCTCAGGAGAATATGTGTTTGATCATCCAAACATGGCCAGACGTGCTCTCAAGAATGTTGCTCTTG CTTATCTTGCATGTCTTGAGGATCAAGAATACACTGACCTAGCACTACATGAGTATAAAACTGCTACAAATATGACTGAGCAGTTTGCAGCCCTGGCTGCCATAGCCCAGAACCCTGGTAAAACCCGTGATGATATTCTTCATGACTTCTATGGCAAGTGGCAACATGACTTCTTG GTGGTGAACAAATGGTTTGCCCTTCAAGCAATGTCTGATGTTCCCAGTAATGTTGCGAATGTGCGGGAACTGATAAACCACCCTGCGTTTGATCTGCGCAATCCCAACAAAGTGTACTCCCTCATTGGAGGGTTCTGTGGTTCTCCGGTGAACTTCCATGCAAAGGATGGATCAGGCTACGAGTTCTTGGGAGAAATTGTTGTGCAACTTGACAAAATTAATCCTCAG GTTGCGTCACGAATGGTATCAGCCTTCTCAAGATGGAGGCGTTTTGATGAGAACAGACAAAAACTGGCCAAG GCCCAGCTGGAGAAGATCATGTCCGTTAATGGATTGTCTGAGAATGTGTTTGAGATTGCTTCCAAAAGCTTAGCTGCTTAA
- the LOC112732694 gene encoding uncharacterized protein produces MRRGANNNGRAVNNTMDTINAAASAIAASAQNRASQPTQQKKKWGSLLNIAGCFGYQRNRKRIGHAVLAPETAPSRADPTAPAAVISTQVPTITLPFVAPPSSPASFFQSEPPSTAQSPVGIVSLTSVSASMYSPGGPASIFAIGPYAHETQLVSPPVFSASSTAPFTPPPESVHLTTPSSPEVPFAQLLDPQYRNGETYQRIQISHYDFQSYQFQPGSPVGQLISPRSAISASGTSSPFPDTEFPAGGSHILDLQAADPSKLLNLEKFSAHENRKSKESSGSITPDAARSTTQGNFLPNHWVSEIKMSPHPSNNGLSEISLSHRVSFELSAQKGMRCVENKLPSPSSSAWTKVLSKLKYEAAATVDKEESCRETRHVDDQKVAAAETPNDAAKQTNLGAEDAIVDEKDESLTLSSGKEFKFTNADGADSHGPNIVADWWANEKVAGKEGGASKDWSFFPMIQHSVS; encoded by the exons ATGAGAAGAGGTGCAAATAATAATGGTAGAGCAGTCAACAACACTATGGATACTATAAACGCTGCTGCCTCTGCCATCGCAGCTTCTGCCCAAAATCGCGCTTCTCAACCAACTCAACAG AAGAAAAAATGGGGAAGCTTGTTGAACATAGCTGGGTGCTTTGGATATCAGAGGAATCGAAAGCGTATCGGGCACGCAGTCCTTGCTCCAGAAACAGCACCTTCTCGTGCAGATCCTACTGCACCTGCTGCCGTTATCTCAACACAAGTTCCTACCATAACACTTCCCTTTGTGGCACCTCCCTCTTCACCTGCCTCTTTCTTTCAATCAGAACCGCCTTCAACCGCGCAATCTCCAGTTGGTATTGTATCCCTCACGTCTGTGTCTGCCAGTATGTACTCTCCTGGTGGCCCTGCTTCAATCTTTGCAATCGGCCCTTACGCCCACGAAACACAATTGGTTTCGCCGCCTGTTTTCTCGGCATCATCCACTGCTCCTTTCACTCCACCTCCTGAGTCTGTCCACTTGACTACGCCGTCTTCGCCTGAGGTGCCCTTTGCTCAGCTACTTGACCCACAATATAGGAATGGAGAGACCTATCAAAGGATCCAAATATCTCACTATGATTTCCAATCCTATCAGTTTCAACCAGGAAGCCCGGTTGGTCAACTCATATCACCTAGGTCCGCCATCTCAGCTTCTGGAACCTCGTCGCCATTTCCAGACACCGAGTTTCCTGCTGGTGGCTCCCATATACTTGACTTGCAAGCAGCAGACCCTTCCAAGCTTCTTAACTTGGAGAAATTTTCCGCTCATGAGAACCGCAAGTCAAAAGAAAGTTCTGGGTCTATAACACCTGATGCTGCAAGGTCCACAACTCAAGGAAATTTTCTTCCAAATCATTGGGTTTCTGAGATCAAAATGTCTCCACATCCAAGCAATAATGGCTTGAGTGAGATCAGTTTAAGCCATAGGGTATCATTTGAATTATCTGCCCAAAAAGGAATGAGATGTGTGGAAAACAAACtgccatcaccatcatcatcagcaTGGACTAAAGTACTGTCAAAATTGAAATATGAAGCAGCAGCAACGGTAGACAAAGAAGAAAGTTGTAGAGAAACTAGGCATGTTGATGACCAAAAGGTAGCAGCAGCTGAAACTCCAAATGATGCAGCCAAACAAACCAATTTGGGTGCAGAGGATGCAATAGTTGATGAGAAGGATGAGTCCTTAACCCTTTCTTCTGGCAAGGAATTCAAATTCACCAATGCAGATGGTGCAGATTCTCATGGCCCCAATATAGTTGCTGATTGGTGGGCTAATGAGAAAGTTGCAGGCAAGGAAGGAGGGGCCTCCAAGGATTGGTCTTTTTTTCCAATGATTCAACATAGTGTGAGCTAA
- the LOC112735234 gene encoding protein FAR1-RELATED SEQUENCE 5-like has protein sequence MDSSFQFSGGEDDSDRLTEEKYFGISSSSGNDDDDSFGDDSETGEMGDDVHENGVGADPVTCEGNAPEFRSAEDFVDKVFSTEQKAYTACKQFSQLRGFGVRKGDVAQINGILVRRDFFYHRQSTRHEKHYDYPERVHDERFESRMDCTAKLKIYYDLQDQVWKVKRIEDNHNHPLAATMFSHLLPSHRNLSESDKAQVDSLKKFRIATSNIMAYMVGQSGGYGILWFTTRDLYNYVHSQRIAQINDGDAAATISYLEGKVNADMMLVAKYTKTADDRLGSLLWADGQMMADYQLFGDVLAFDATYWSNKYKKPLIVFSESNHHKQTTIFGFALLEDEEVRTYRWVLCNILDVMDNKTPYVVVIDGDKAMRAAIAEVFKKAVYANFDITEFEEYWKTAVESLGLMNNSWVKRTYELRQSWATTYLRETFCAGYSLLELVHSLDRVVKDYRNNKVTAQFYLSYYTPMLTTSLNKIELFALKIYTRAIFKEVRKQIKKVGSLLFLGKDSISTISVYKFSNMGNHHRVCKVLYDPNEPKIECDCQIWNSEGIPCCHIICMMKYESLDKIPPGLILRRWCKNAKEWTAIATQGTEGHGTRLLWYGALCNVMNIVAKLVSDDTADFAMARDAIPSLAQRLHGRRGNTIDREAGLRQQNVVKDPSVTRTKGAPKHGRNLASSTQDEPVGKRRCCTSCGLPGHTKRMCRSQRETSQVGLREGISATVRNSSSREPSWNPELPTSSEIYFMLSEIF, from the exons ATGGATTCGAGCTTTCAGTTCAGTGGTGGAGAGGATGATTCAGATCGGCTTACTGAAGAAAAGTATTTCGGTATCTCTTCTTCGAGTGGGAATGACGACGACGACTCTTTTGGGGATGACTCCGAGACGGGTGAAATGGGTGATGACGTCCACGAGAATGGCGTTGGCGCAGACCCAGTGACATGTGAGGGTAATGCGCCTGAGTTTAGGTCCGCAGAGGATTTCGTGGACAAGGTGTTTAGTACCGAGCAAAAGGCTTATACAGCATGCAAACAATTTTCCCAGCTAAGGGGGTTCGGTGTAAGGAAGGGTGACGTGGCTCAAATAAATGGTATTTTGGTAAGACGAGACTTTTTTTATCACCGGCAAAGTACAAGGCATGAGAAACACTACGATTATCCAGAAAGAGTACATGATGAGAGGTTCGAGAGTCGCATGGATTGTACCGCAAAGTTGAAAATTTACTATGATTTGCAAGACCAGGTTTGGAAAGTCAAGAGGATAGAGGACAACCATAACCACCCTCTTGCTGCAACTATGTTTAGTCATCTTCTTCCTAGTCATCGAAATCTGAGTGAGAGTGATAAGGCTCAAGTTGATAGTCTCAAAAAGTTCAGGATTGCCACATCGAATATTATGGCTTACATGGTCGGACAGTCAGGGGGATATGGGATACTTTGGTTTACGACAAGGGATCTATATAATTATGTTCACAGCCAAAGAATAGCTCAAATAAACGACGGAGACGCAGCAGCAACGATAAGTTATTTGGAGGGCAAGGTCAACGCTGACATGATGTTAGTCGCCAAATATACCAAAACAGCAGACGATCGACTTGGTAGCCTATTATGGGCTGATGGGCAGATGATGGCTGATTACCAGTTGTTCGGTGACGTGCTTGCATTTGATGCAACATACTGGTCCAACAAGTACAAGAAGCCTTTAATAGTCTTTTCCGAATCAAATCACCACAAGCAGACGACGATATTCGGGTTTGCATTGCTGGAGGACGAGGAGGTCCGTACATATAGGTGGGTTTTGTGTAATATTCTGGATGTCATGGATAATAAGACGCCTTATGTTGTGGTCATTGATGGGGATAAAGCTATGCGAGCAGCAATTGCGGAA GTTTTCAAGAAGGCAGTTTACGCAAACTTTGACATTACAGAGTTTGAGGAGTATTGGAAGACGGCTGTGGAGAGTCTAGGATTAATGAACAATAGTTGGGTGAAAAGAACGTATGAATTAAGACAGAGTTGGGCAACGACATATCTACGGGAAACTTTTTGCGCCGGCTACAGCCTTCTGGAATTGGTTCACAGCTTGGATAGGGTGGTGAAAGATTACCGCAATAATAAGGTGACGGCCCAGTTTTATTTGTCGTATTACACTCCTATGCTGACGACAAGTCTTAATAAGATAGAGCTGTTTGCTTTGAAGATATACACTAGAGCAATCTTTAAGGAGGTTAGGAAACAAATTAAAAAGGTTGGGAGTCTACTGTTTTTGGGAAAAGACAGCATAAGCACAATATCCGTCTACAAGTTCTCAAATATGGGGAACCATCATAGGGTCTGCAAGGTGCTATACGATCCGAATGAGCCAAAGATTGAATGTGATTGTCAGATATGGAACAGTGAAGGTATCCCTTGCTGCCACATAATTTGCATGATGAAGTATGAGAGTTTGGATAAAATCCCACCAGGTTTGATACTGAGGCGGTGGTGTAAGAATGCCAAAGAATGGACAGCAATAGCAACACAAGGGACAGAGGGTCACGGCACTCGATTACTATGGTATGGCGCGTTATGCAATGTAATGAATATTGTTGCGAAGCTTGTTTCTGATGATACAGCTGACTTTGCAATGGCCAGGGATGCAATACCCTCTTTGGCACAGAGGCTTCATGGTCGAAGGGGCAATACGATAGACCGTGAGGCTGGACTGAGGCAACAGAACGTCGTAAAGGACCCGTCAGTAACTAGGACAAAGGGGGCCCCTAAGCACGGTAGGAACCTGGCCTCCTCGACACAGGACGAGCCTGTGGGAAAGAGGCGTTGTTGCACTTCTTGCGGGCTTCCAGGTCACACGAAGAGGATGTGCCGGTCGCAAAGGGAGACGAGCCAAGTCGGCCTCCGAGAAGGGATATCAGCCACGGTCAGGAATTCATCATCGAGAGAGCCTAGTTGGAATCCTGAACTACCTACTAGTTCGGAGATATATTTCATGCTTTCGGagattttttag